A portion of the Cryptomeria japonica chromosome 5, Sugi_1.0, whole genome shotgun sequence genome contains these proteins:
- the LOC131030160 gene encoding wall-associated receptor kinase 2-like produces the protein MVGKLDANQQEGATVDVEALDKMIEDTMGACKRTRANLKNKSISWGILELKKITLNMTRRETETGEALKNLVVLRFVICVCFLGFTAAKCVPEMCSSMNVSYPFWINNSDCGHPDFQIACTEDEDTGMLSPYFTAFGTFSSGLHTNGILDNVTDMSFDFNSSKIMDIDYEGHLIINSSSINAISCHSKFGSRNYFELRSGGPFTLSNSNRLVVLGNETFGTYSFGNLGEERCVTMNLQSDQPYCRYGCCEINLPDNLPFVNFTGGGVFQLPHGDGSLSCGFSTIMDPSTFTIVDNETYLFSRDGRLPYYGLRLNWGIGLENCSTSKATGDYSCSSKAQCLDSSSGKGHVCKCLPGYEGNGYLNGTDCTDINECDHIIGRSMCVGTEEGGMCHNLAGSYNCSCANGYVGDGFTFGTGCKSTISNRIVFTAIIGSFSLFVVVSLAASLLVWLLKKRHLKLVEAKYYKMLQQHIASTVGRESLRIFSAKELAKACNNYSKEMVLGSGGFGTVFKGILSDGTLVAIKKSKQALNLEDDHEFLNEITILSQINHRNIVKLLGCCIQTKFPLLVSEFVPNGTLFQHLHSKEGSLPWASRLQIAIETGEALAYLHSAASQPIFHRDVKSSNILLNDRFSPKVVDFGISRLISTSYNTHVTTFNIKGTRGYLDPEFFQTSQLTEKSDVYSFGVVLVELLTALKAISLARDSEEMSLSSLFLSRLDHDRLTEILDNRVLEEENLQEMEDMARIARKCLHLERRKRPSMKEVVEELFWVRDGTRKMKFEERSISREASRKPYEFDHYTFSSLDGSTAVVQMSILTQ, from the exons ATGGTGGGAAAGCTTGATGCCAATCAACAGGAAGGTGCTACAGTGGATGTGGAGGCGTTGGATAAAATGATTGAGGATACAATGGGAGCATGCAAGAGAACAAGGGCTAATCTGAAGAATAAATCTATTAGTTGGGGCATTCTAGAGTTGAAGAAGATTACTTTGAACATGACTCGGCGGGAAACGGAAACCGGTGAGGCCCTTAAGAACTT AGTAGTTCTTCGCTTTGTAATTTGTGTCTGTTTCTTGGGCTTTACTGCTGCGAAATGTGTTCCTGAAATGTGTAGTTCGATGAATGTGAGTTACCCTTTCTGGATCAACAATTCTGACTGTGGACATCCCGATTTTCAGATCGCATGCACAGAGGACGAGGATACTGGGATGCTCTCTCCATACTTCACTGCCTTTGGAACTTTTTCTAGTGGTTTACATACTAATGGTATTCTAGATAATGTTACAGATATGTCTTTTGATTTTAACTCTTCGAAGATTATGGATATCGATTATGAGGGTCACCTCATCATAAATTCCTCTTCTATCAATGCCATTTCTTGTCATTCAAAGTTTGGTTCGAGGAACTACTTTGAGCTACGTTCAGGTGGGCCTTTCACTCTTTCAAACTCCAATAGGTTAGTGGTTTTGGGCAACGAAACATTCGGTACCTACAGTTTTGGAAATTTGGGGGAGGAGAGATGTGTAACAATGAACCTTCAAAGTGATCAACCATACTGCCGCTATGGCTGCTGCGAAATTAACCTCCCTGATAATTTGCCCTTTGTAAATTTCACTGGCGGAGGTGTGTTTCAATTGCCCCATGGTGACGGTAGTTTATCGTGCGGCTTCTCCACCATAATGGACCCCTCCACCTTCACCATCGTCGACAATGAAACATACCTCTTTTCGAGAGATGGAAGGTTGCCTTATTATGGTCTTCGACTTAACTGGGGTATCGGCCTTGAGAATTGTTCCACGTCTAAAGCAACGGGCGATTATTCTTGCTCCTCCAAAGCACAATGCCTTGACTCGTCCTCAGGGAAAGGGCACGTATGCAAATGTCTCCCTGGATATGAAGGAAATGGTTACCTCAATGGCACCGATTGCACAG ATATAAATGAATGTGATCATATAATCGGCCGGAGTATGTGCGTTGGAACAGAGGAAGggggaatgtgtcataatttggcAGGTTCCTACAACTGTTCGTGTGCAAATGGATATGTGGGAGATGGATTTACATTTGGGACGGGATGCAAGTCCACAATTTCAAATCGCATTGTCTTTACTGCAATCATAG GGTCTTTCTCTTTGTTTGTGGTTGTCTCTTTAGCAGCGTCTCTTTTGGTTTGGTTGCTAAAGAAGCGTCACTTGAAACTTGTGGAGGCCAAGTATTACaagatgttgcagcaacatataGCTTCTACAGTGGGGAGAGAAAGCCTGAGAATTTTTTCTGCCAAAGAACTGGCAAAAGCTTGTAATAATTATTCAAAAGAAATGGTATTGGGAAGTGGTGGCTTTGGAACTGTGTTCAAAGGCATTCTATCAGATGGCACTCTTGTGGCCATTAAAAAGTCCAAGCAAGCTTTAAATCTGGAGGATGATCATGAGTTTCTTAATGAAATTACAATTCTGTCCCAAATAAATCACAGAAATATAGTGAAATTGTTAGGATGCTGCATCCAAACTAAATTCCCTTTGTTGGTATCTGAATTCGTTCCCAATGGAACACTCTTTCAACATTTACACTCCAAAGAAGGGTCTTTGCCTTGGGCTTCACGTCTGCAAATTGCAATTGAGACGGGAGAGGCTTTGGCATATCTGCATTCTGCAGCATCTCAACCCATTTTCCACCGAGATGTGAAATCGTCTAATATTCTTTTGAATGATAGATTTTCTCCCAAAGTTGTGGACTTTGGGATTTCTCGTCTCATCTCCACTTCCTATAACACACATGTCACTACATTTAATATAAAGGGCACAAGAGGATACTTGGATCCTGAGTTCTTTCAAACATCTCAACTCACTGAAAAAAGTGATGTATACAGTTTTGGTGTAGTCTTGGTTGAGCTTTTAACAGCTCTGAAAGCCATTTCTCTTGCAAGGGACAGCGAGGAGATGAGTTTATCTAGTCTTTTTTTGTCAAGACTCGACCACGATCGCCTGACAGAAATCTTAGATAACAGAGTACTGGAAGAAGAAAACCtccaagagatggaagatatggcAAGGATAGCAAGAAAATGCCTTCATTTAGAAAGGAGGAAGAGACCATCCATGAAAGAGGTGGTGGAAGAGCTTTTTTGGGTAAGAGACGgcacaagaaagatgaaatttgaggAGAGAAGTATTTCGAGAGAAGCATCACGAAAACCATACGAATTCGACCATTACACTTTTTCATCTCTAGATGGGAGTACTGCAGTGGTTCAGATGTCAATCCTGACTCAATGA